The Geoalkalibacter sp. nucleotide sequence GCCCGCAAAGCCGGATCGGGATGGCTGGAAAGAAAGGAATGGCCGCTGCCCAGAGCAGCGAGTTTGTTCAAGGCCGAAACCGCATCCTCCGGCGCATAACCCCGCGCCTTGAGGAACGACAAGCCATAGTCATCCGCCACCTTTTCTTCAAGCTGCGAGAATTGCGCCGCAGTCAAGCGTTGAACCAACCCTCCCAGTTGCGAGCGGGCAATATCCGCCACCACACATTCTTGCGCCGCCAGCCCCTTGCGCACGGCGCTGGCGGCATAGGCAAGACGCAACTGGTTGGCGGTGTGCTGTTTCACGATGTGACCCATTTCGTGGCCGATCACAAATCGAAGTTCGCCGTCATCAAGCATATCCATTAGCCCGCTGAAAATCCGGATCGATCCGTCAGCCATGGCGAAGGCGTTCACCTCGTCGCGCAAATACACCTTGTAGTTGAAGGTATAGCCATCCTGCTCATGCAGATCGCCGACCAGCGACCGCAACCGCTGTGCATAGTGGTTTTCAGCCGGAGCGACCGCATGTTCGTTGTCCATTAACGCGGAAGATTTTCCGGCCAGCTCCGCCACATCCTGGTCGGAAAGGGTGACGGCTTTAATGGCGTCAACTCCAGCCTCGGTGGCCAGTTGCATGTCGGTATTCTCGCAGCCGGAAAGAAGCACGGCCAGCCCGGTCGCCAGCAAAAGAGGAAGAAGGCTTTCGCGCCAAACCCGAAGGGCATTGCTTGATGCAACATTGGCAAAGGCGAGCATCATGCGCCAGCCTCCGCCACATCGATGGTTCCAGGACCTGTGACCACATGGACGCTTCGTTGCGGAAATGGAATGGTCAGTCCGGCCTTCTCGATTTCCTCTTTGACGCGCTTGTTCAGGTCCCAGTAGGTTGGCCAATAGTCGTCAATTGCCGCCCATCCCCGGAGCTGGAGATTTACGCAACTTTCCGCCATGGAAACAACCATCGTCTCCGGAGCCGGGTCATTCAAAAAACGCGGTTCTTCCCGTGCAATTTTTTTCAAGACGTCTAGTCCGGCATCTATGGAATCGGAGTAGGCGATTCCAATCACGATATCCATGCGGCGTTTGCCGTTGCGCGTGTAATTTTTAATGCTACTTCCCCAGATCACGCTGTTGGGCGAGGCGATGTAAAGGCCGTCGAATGTCTCCAGAATGGTGGTGAAAAGATTGATCTCTTTGACGGACCCCATGACAGAACCGATCTCGACAAAATCACCGGTCCGGAATGGGCGCAGAAACAGCAGCATGATCCCGGCCGCGATATTGCTTAAAGTGTCCTTGAGCGCCAGGCCGACGGCGATGCCGGCAGCACCCAGCAAGGCAATGATGCTCGCCGTATTCACACCGAAAATATCAAGAATGAACACGCCGCCAATGATGTAAATCACATAGGTAGCCGTCGCGCAGAGGATGGGCACCAGAGTGGCGTCAAGCTTTTCAAAGCGATCCTTTGCCTTTCTGATCGAACGCCTGACACCTTTGGCGACAATAGTGCTGGCAAAAAGAATGATAAGGCACAACAGGGCGTTGTACCCGATACCGATAATGCTCTCCGAATGCGAACTCCAAAACTCAACGATCATTTCCATCCCTTTATTTTCTCCTATACGGCATGGATGCCTTCAAAATTACGACTATTTCGATTTGCTGCTTTGCTCTCATCTGTGTTGTATTGACAACATCCACCATTCGTCCCAGGAAATAAGTTCAACAGACATTAAAAAACCCAATGCCAAAACGCATCCACCGATGCCGCACCAGAAATCGCCCCAGCTCCAGTGGCCTTTGCTCCAGACGTCCAGCGCCTCCTTGACAACCGTGACGATCAGCCCCGAGAGTAAAAGCGGCTGCCAATACACACCACAAAGGGTCAAAACAAATCCCCAGAAAAAATGCAGCTGGAGATCCAACCTGAAAAAATTCACGATCATTTCGCCGTAATAGCGATACCTTTCCAATAACGTCATATGCATGTTTCTCTCATATTTATTTTGTTCTGATTCCCAAGGCATTCCCGTCTCATCACAGCAAATTCATTCTGTTTCAGCTCTTACGGCACACTCTTCATCAATTTCAAAAAGATCAGGCGTCGAGCGATGGACGCCGATGCCGTGTTCCATCAGCAGCATTACAAGCTGTTCCCCGTTCATCAGGGCGATTGGGGTCTTGTCGGACTGGGCCGCTTCCTTGATGGCTCCGGCACTGAAGTCGCTGGTGGTGATGATCAGGCCTTGCTCGTGCGCCCCCAAACTGCCGCGCACCTGCTGTACCACCGGAGCCTGGATGTTGTTCTTGAGCTTCCATTTCTTGACCTGGACGGCCATCTTGATGCGGACCACGTCACCGACCACCAAGGTGCCCCGGACATCGATGCCGCCGTCTCCGCTGAGTTTGGTTACCTCGACCATCTCGAAACCCATCTCCGCCAGCAACTGCGAGATAAGTTCCTCGAACTCGCCGGGCTTCATGGCCAGCAGTCGTTCGCGCAAGACTTTCCGGACCTGGTGGTTGTGCTGCTCGATCTGGAACGCCAACCCACGCCCCATCCATTGGCTCAGGCCCACATTGCCACGGCCGTGCTGAACGAAGCGGGGCCGCTCACCACATTTCTGCTGGCGCTTGATCTCGGTGATCACCTGGGCGTACATGGTGGCCTCGGGCGTCTTGCCGCCGGTTACCAGCCAGCCTTTTTGCAGGGCCTTCTCGGTGATCTCTTTGTAATGCATCGGCTTCTTGCCGCCGAACGTCTCAAGCACTTTCTGAGCGCAATCGGTGAAGGAGAAACCTGCATTTACAGAAGGCGGTTTTGGAGTGTCCTCGACGAACGCAGGAACCGGTTCAGCGCCGCTCGGTATTTCAGCGGAATCCCGAAGCGCGAAGGTCTGAGGGCCGACCTTTACAAAGGGTGACTTGTCTCCGTTGTTCTTGATGTCGGAGTAGAGCCGGGCGCTGACAGTGGCGTCTGGGGTTTTCCCTCCGGATTGCCAGAGACCGGCAGCCATGATCTGCTCGGCGATATCCTTGGCGTGCAGTTCCGTTCCGGCCTGCTGCAAAACCTGAATGGCGGCCGTTTTAACGTCCATGGCTCGCCCCCGTTGCGGATTGTTCGGCCTGTTGCTGATAGGTCACGCCGAAGATGGTGTCGCCAAGCCATTTCTTGAACGACGGGTTGTCGCTGAACTGCTTGAACAGCTCGGTGTGGTCGGACAAGAGGTCGATCATGACGCGTTGCAGCGCGGCGTCGTGCTCGATCCGGGCGGTCTTCTTGTCGTTGTTCTTCATGGCGTTCTGGTAGGCCGCGTCCGCCGCGACCTTGGCCGGGATCTCCTCGGCAATGACCTTGCGGATCTTGTCGCCGTCCTTCCAATCGATGTTGCCGAACTGGTCGTTGAACGCCTTGATGATGTTGCTCAGTTGGTCCAGCTCCGGTTCCGGTTTGCGGCCACCACCGGTGGTCGGCACCGGTCCGATTTCGGCATCCTGATCCGGAAGGCCGATCTTCAGGCTGGTTTTCACCTCGACACGGTAGCTGTCCATGTCGATGGCCTCCAGGATGCCCCGGGACAGGTCCTCTTCCTTGGGCGCGGGGAGTTTCGGGATCAGGAAGTTCAGGAAGATCGACAGCTTTTCCCAGTCGGCATTCGAGTACGCCAGGATCGAGGACAGAAAGCCGTAGGTGCGGACGAAGGCCTTGGCTTTGCCTTTGAAGTCCACCTGGCCGTCCTCATCGAGATCGGCGTTGTAGGTGGCCACGCAGGCATCCAGGATCGGGTCGAGCTTGTCGCGGTCCGCGCCGTTCAGATAGAGCCCCACCAGGTCGTCGATTTGTACCTGCGAATAGACCTGGTAGCCGTCCAGATCCGACTTCAGATCATGGAGCTTGTTGGGGTCGGTCTCGTCACTGAGGATGGTGGTGCGGTAATAGGGCTCGAACGACCTCTGGATGGTCTCCGAGTCGTTGTAGAAATCGAGCACAAAAGTGTCGTGCTTCTGCGGATGGGCGCGATTGAGCCGCGAGAGGGTCTGCACCGCCTTGATGCCGGAGAGCGCCTTGTCCACGTACATGGTGTGCAGCAGCGGTTCGTCGTAGCCGGTCTGGAACTTGTCGGCGACGATCAGGAAGCGGTACGGGTCCTGTTGTACCTTGTCCGGGATCTGGCTGCTGGGAAAGCCGTTCAGCGTCGACTCGGTGACTTTCTTGCCGCCGTACTCGTGCTCCCCGGAAAAAGCCACGATGGGTGCGTAAGGGCTTTTGCGCTCTTTGAGATAGTCCCTGAAGGCGTGGAAATACTGGATGGCCCGCTCGATACCGTTGGTGATGACCATGGCCCGGGCATGGCCGCCGATCTTGCGGTGGCCGATCACCTGGGCGTGGAAATGGTCCACCATAATCTCCGCCTTCTCGCGGATGGCGTGCTCGTGGGACTCCACATAGCGGCGCAGCTTTTTCTGGGCCTTGTTGGCGTCGAAGAGCGGGTCGTCCTCCACGGTCTTGGCCAGGCGGTAATAGCTCTCCACCGGGGTGTAGTTCTTCAGCACATCGAGGATGAAACCCTCCTGGATGGCCTGCTTCATGGTGTAGCTGTGGAACGGGTGATGCTTCACGGTGCCGTCCGGCTGCGGGTCCGGCTCGCCGAAGATCTCCAGGGTCTTGTTCTTGGGGGTCGCGGTGAAGGCGAAGTAGCTGGCGTTGGTCACCATCTTCCGGCCTTCCATGATCTTGTTGATCTTGTCCTCGACCGTCTCTTCCTCCTCGTCATCAGAGCCGCCATAGGGCGCGGTCTCCTCCAGCACGCGGTTCATGGCAGCGGTGGTTTTGCCGCCCTGGCTGGAATGGGCCTCGTCGATGATGATGGCGAATTTGCTCTTGCGGTGTTCGTCACCGATCTCGTCGAGGATGAACGGAAACTTCTGCACGGTGGTGATGATGATTTTCTTCCCGGCCTTGAGGAATTTGCGTAGGTCGCCGGAGTGTTCGGCATGGCCGACTGTGGCGGAGACCTGGGCGAACTGCTTGATGGTGTCGCGGATCTGTTTGTCGAGCACCCGTCGGTCGGTGACCACGATCACCGAGTCGAACAACGCCTTGCTCTCGTGTTCCAGCCCCACAAGCTGGTGCGCCAGCCAGGCGATGGAGTTACTTTTGCCGCTGCCCGCCGAGTGCTGGATCAGGTAGCGCCTGCCGATGCCGCTCTCAGCGGCATTGGCCAGCAGCATGCGCACCACCTTCAACTGGTGGTAGCGAGGGAATATCTGCTTGTACCTCTTTTTGCCGGTCTTCTCGTCTTTTTCCTCCACCACCTGAGCGTAGTTTTCCAGGATGTCGGTCAGACCCTCCTTGGAGAGGGTCTCCTTCCAAAGGTAGTCGGTGGCGAGCCCGGCCGGGTTGGGCGGATTGCCCGCGCCATCGTTGTAGCCCTTGTCGAAGGGCAGAAACCACGAGCCCTTGCCCTTGAGGTGGGTACAGAAACGCACCTCGTGATCGTCCACGGCAAAATGCACGGCGCAGCGGCCGAACTGGAACAGCAGCTCCTTCGGGTCGCGGTCGCGCTGGTACTGTTGCACGGCATCGAGCACCGTCTGCTTGGTGAGTTTGTTCTTGAGTTCGAAGGTGGCGATGGGCAGGCCGTTGATGAACACGGCCATGTCGAGGGAGAGCGCGGTCTCGTTGCGGCTGTAGCGAAGCTGGCGGGTGACGCTGAAGATGTTGGCCGCGAACCGTTCGGCCGCCTTCACGTTGCCCGGCGTCGGCGTGCCGTAGAAAAGGTCCACATGGGCCGGGCCGTGCTTGATGCCGCCGCGCAGCACGTCTACCACGCCGCGTTTGGCGATTTCGCCCTGCAGGCGGTGCAGAAACTGGGTGCGCTTGGGGCCTTCCTCGTCGATGCCGAGAGCCTCATAGGTATCTGGTTGGGTGGCGGCGAGGAATTGCAGTAGTTTGGCCAGGTCGACAGCGTGTTCCCGGTCGTAGTCCTGCGGATCACCCTGAACGTATCCGGCATCCTCCACAAGGGAGGCGACGATAATCGATTCCAGGCCCTTTTCGCTGGTGTCAGTCGGTTTCATCCATGTCCCCCTCATCATCGATCATGTCATCGGCATCGGCGGTGTCCTCTTCCAGCGCCAGCAGCTCTTCATCGGCAACCTCCGGCACCTCGATTCCGCGGACATCCACCTGCCCGGTGACCACATCGGAAATCAGCCGGGTGCGGTATTCGCGCATCAGCTCGATCTCACGCTCGGCCCTTGAAATCGCCTGGCTTATCTCGGCGCACTTCTCATTGATGTGAGCAATAATCGCCCGCTGTTCCTCCAACGGCGGGAGCGGGAAGAACGCCCCCTTGATTGCACCTTGCGCCAAGCCAAAGCGGGTCACGCCGGTAGCGGCAATCCGGAACTGGTCAGCCACCGGGTCGGAAGAGAATGCCCTGAACAGAAACTCGCCTTCGATTTCACCTGAGAACGGTCTGATCAAGGCCAAGTGATAGGCACAAACGACGCCCGGAATTGTCTCGGGCACGAAAGTGGGAATGGCGATGTCGTCCCAACTTTCGGAATCCTTGGTGATGATCACGTCACCCGCTTTCAGCTCAAAAGCGCGAATCTCTTCCGGCGTGGCCGTGGCCTTCATGAAATCGATGGCGGCGGTGATGCGGTCGTTCTTGTAAACGTCCACGTAGTTGCAGAGCATGACCGGGACTTCGTCCTCGTTCGTGTTCTTGTCGACGCCACTGGCCCTGACCGCCGCCAGCGTGCGGAGCCGTCTGGCGTCCCAATGCTCCGGAATATCTCCGATCCATTCCACGCCGCTGGGCTTGAACTGGACCTTGGGATCAAGCCCCCGGGTCACGGCCTGGTTGATGACGTTCTGCTTCTGCTCCTTGAGAAGTTCAATGAATCGCCGCTTGTTGCGGATAAATTTTCGGAACAAGCGGTCTTGCGCCTTCAGGAATCGTGCGATGGTTTGCTGCTCTTCCTGCGGAGGGCAGACCACCGGCATGCTCAGAAATTTATCGGGATAGAGCCTGAGCCGGGAAGAACGAATGCCCGTTGACCGGCAAATGTATTCCGACCGATATCCTTCAATCCGCAACAGGCTGTCGAGATAGTAGTAGTCGTAATCCTGGTTGCTTCTTGGCCGGTAAACGCCATAGGCGGGACTCACAATTCCAGCATGGTTCGAGACGCCCAATGCAGACATCCAGGCCCACATCGTATTGATGATCAGATCGCCGGGTTGGCAACGTTTCTGACCGACATTCGACTCGGCCTTGAACATGGTCACGTTCTTCTGGCTGCGGGGAGTCACTCCGGTGATGTGAGACACCGAGAGCATTTCCTCATCGCCTGTCTGGGAGCGATCATCAATCTCTTTGAAGTAATACTTTGCCCGCTTCTCAGGCCAATGTGCGGGAATGCTCCCGACCCAGCTTACTCCCGCGTCCTTGTATTCTGGATAAGGAGCCAGCTTCATCATTCCGCCTCCCCAACAATCTGTTCCAGAAGGCCTTCCGTCTCCTGCTCCAGGGCGTAGATATCGGCCTTGATCTCATCGAGGGTGCGCATGGGCGCGGGCCGGTAGAAATGGCGGGTGAAGGAGATTTCGTAGCCCACCAGCGTCTTGCCCGGGTCGATCCAGGCATCCGAGGTGTAGGGCAGCACCTCGCGCCGGAAGAAGGCCTCGATGCCGCCGTCTTCCAGCAGCGGCACCTGTTCGCTGTCGCGCAGGGCGGTATCCGGCTCGTATTCGACCACGCAGGGCTTGCCGCCCAGTTCGGCCTCGAACAGGCCGTGGATGGGGTCGGGCGTGGCCTTACCCGGCTTGTGGACCTTCTTCAGCACCGGCGCGGCGTCCTCGCGGGTGTCGCAAAGTTCGCCCTGCAGCAGCTTCTTGCGCTTGGCAGTGAGCTTGACACCGTGCTTGTCGGCATCGGCATGGGCGACGTCCATGAAGGCGTTGAAATCGATGTGCGGCCCGGCTCCAAGAGCCTCGGCCACGCGGCGGGCCAGCTTGGCCAGCGGTTCTTCCTTGGCCTGGGCGCAGGCCCGATCGAACCGTTCCAGCCGGGCCGGGCTCAGGTCGACGGCAAGGCGCAGTGGCCGTTCCACAATCACCTTCCAGTAGCCGAAGGCCTCGTTGGGGAAGATCTTGGATTTTTCGGTCTCGCGGGGATTGACCACCAGATCGACAATGGTTTGAATCTGCTCTTCGGAGAGTTCGCAATTTTTCTTGCCGAGATTGCGGCGCAGCGGCACGTACCATTCGCTGGCGTCGATGAGCTGGACCTTGCCTTTCCGCGTATCAGACTTGCGGTTGGTCAGCACCCAGATGTAGGTGGCGATGCCGGTGTTGTAGAACATGTTCTCCGGCAGGGCGATGATGGCCTCCAGCCAGTCGTTCTCGATGATCCAGCGGCGGATGTTGCTCTCGCCCTGACCGGCGTCGCCGGTGAAGAGCGACGAGCCGTTGTGGACCTCGGCGATGCGGCTGCCGAGTTTGGTGCTGTGCTTCATCTTGGAGAGCTTGTTGACCAGGAACATGAGCTGCCCGTCCGAGGAGCGGGTGATCATCTTGTATTCCGAGTCGTTTGCGTGCTGAGTGACAAAGCGCGGGTCCTTGATGTCCCCCTTGCCGCCCAGGCGCTCCAGGTCGGTCTTCCAGCTCTTGCCGTAGGGCGGATTGGAGAGCATGAAGTCGAATTCCTGCGACGGGAAGGCATCGCTGGAGAGCGTGGAACCGTACTTCATGTTCTCCGCTTCGGCCCCTTCGCCTTTGAGCAGCAGGTCGGCCTTGGAGATGGCGTAGGTTTCCGGCTGCACCTCCTGGCCGAACAGGTGAATGGAGACGTCCTTGCCGTGGCTTTCGGCCAATTCGGCCAAGCGCTCTTCAGCAACTGTCAGCATTCCGCCGGTGCCGCAGGCTCCGTCATAGACAAGGTAGGTGCCCGACTCGATATCGTCGGCCACCGGCAGGAAGATCAGATCGGCCATGAGCTTGACCACGTCGCGGGGCGTGAAGTGCTCTCCGGCCTCTTCGTTGTTCTCCTCGTTGAAGCGGCGGATCAGCTCCTCGAAGATGGTGCCCATGGAGTGGTTGTCGAGCGCCGGGAGAAGTTCGTTTCCGTCCACGTCCTGCACCGGCTTGGGGCTGAGATTGACGCGGCCGTCGAGAAACTTCTCGATCAGGTGGCCGAGGATATCGGCCTCGATCAAGGTCGGGATCTGGTTGCGGAACTTGAACTTGTCGAGGATCTCCTGGACGTTGGGTGAAAAGCCGTCCAGATAAGCTTCGAAATCGGCCTTGAGCTGTTGTTGCTTGGCGCGGTTCTTCAGGTCGCGCAGGGTAAAGGGCGAGACGTTGTAAAAGGCCTCGCCTGCAGCCTGGCAGAGCGCGGCGTGCTGGTTGGCAATCCCGGCCCCGTCGAGCTGCTTTTTCATGCCGAGCACTTTTTCCTTGCTCGGCTCCAAAAGCGCATCGAGGCGGCGGATGACCGTCATGGGCAGGATCACATCACGGTACTTGCCGCGCACATAGACATCGCGCAACACATCGTCGGCGATACCCCAGATAAAATTCACGATGCTGTTGTGGATCACATGGTTCATAGCCCGTTATTACTCCTTGCGCTTCTTGTCTGTTTCCGCAGGCTCGGCCGCGCCGCCAGCCTTGACCCACGCGTCCACTTCGTCCTTCTTGAACTTCCAAAGACGACCCATGCGGTGGGCGGGCATACCATGCTTGTCGATCCACTTGTAAACGGTGTCATTGCTGACCCCGAGGTACTTGCAAATCTCGGTTATTGATAACCAGCGGTCTTCCATCTCGTTCATTCTCT carries:
- a CDS encoding M48 family metallopeptidase; the protein is MMLAFANVASSNALRVWRESLLPLLLATGLAVLLSGCENTDMQLATEAGVDAIKAVTLSDQDVAELAGKSSALMDNEHAVAPAENHYAQRLRSLVGDLHEQDGYTFNYKVYLRDEVNAFAMADGSIRIFSGLMDMLDDGELRFVIGHEMGHIVKQHTANQLRLAYAASAVRKGLAAQECVVADIARSQLGGLVQRLTAAQFSQLEEKVADDYGLSFLKARGYAPEDAVSALNKLAALGSGHSFLSSHPDPALRAERIMLQIQGKALSIEETQENILTMMKQKMIEWYSLLRDMVMGLFKSLTGQTDMKRGVA
- a CDS encoding mechanosensitive ion channel family protein, which encodes MEMIVEFWSSHSESIIGIGYNALLCLIILFASTIVAKGVRRSIRKAKDRFEKLDATLVPILCATATYVIYIIGGVFILDIFGVNTASIIALLGAAGIAVGLALKDTLSNIAAGIMLLFLRPFRTGDFVEIGSVMGSVKEINLFTTILETFDGLYIASPNSVIWGSSIKNYTRNGKRRMDIVIGIAYSDSIDAGLDVLKKIAREEPRFLNDPAPETMVVSMAESCVNLQLRGWAAIDDYWPTYWDLNKRVKEEIEKAGLTIPFPQRSVHVVTGPGTIDVAEAGA
- a CDS encoding HTH domain-containing protein yields the protein MDVKTAAIQVLQQAGTELHAKDIAEQIMAAGLWQSGGKTPDATVSARLYSDIKNNGDKSPFVKVGPQTFALRDSAEIPSGAEPVPAFVEDTPKPPSVNAGFSFTDCAQKVLETFGGKKPMHYKEITEKALQKGWLVTGGKTPEATMYAQVITEIKRQQKCGERPRFVQHGRGNVGLSQWMGRGLAFQIEQHNHQVRKVLRERLLAMKPGEFEELISQLLAEMGFEMVEVTKLSGDGGIDVRGTLVVGDVVRIKMAVQVKKWKLKNNIQAPVVQQVRGSLGAHEQGLIITTSDFSAGAIKEAAQSDKTPIALMNGEQLVMLLMEHGIGVHRSTPDLFEIDEECAVRAETE
- a CDS encoding type I restriction endonuclease subunit R, with amino-acid sequence MKPTDTSEKGLESIIVASLVEDAGYVQGDPQDYDREHAVDLAKLLQFLAATQPDTYEALGIDEEGPKRTQFLHRLQGEIAKRGVVDVLRGGIKHGPAHVDLFYGTPTPGNVKAAERFAANIFSVTRQLRYSRNETALSLDMAVFINGLPIATFELKNKLTKQTVLDAVQQYQRDRDPKELLFQFGRCAVHFAVDDHEVRFCTHLKGKGSWFLPFDKGYNDGAGNPPNPAGLATDYLWKETLSKEGLTDILENYAQVVEEKDEKTGKKRYKQIFPRYHQLKVVRMLLANAAESGIGRRYLIQHSAGSGKSNSIAWLAHQLVGLEHESKALFDSVIVVTDRRVLDKQIRDTIKQFAQVSATVGHAEHSGDLRKFLKAGKKIIITTVQKFPFILDEIGDEHRKSKFAIIIDEAHSSQGGKTTAAMNRVLEETAPYGGSDDEEEETVEDKINKIMEGRKMVTNASYFAFTATPKNKTLEIFGEPDPQPDGTVKHHPFHSYTMKQAIQEGFILDVLKNYTPVESYYRLAKTVEDDPLFDANKAQKKLRRYVESHEHAIREKAEIMVDHFHAQVIGHRKIGGHARAMVITNGIERAIQYFHAFRDYLKERKSPYAPIVAFSGEHEYGGKKVTESTLNGFPSSQIPDKVQQDPYRFLIVADKFQTGYDEPLLHTMYVDKALSGIKAVQTLSRLNRAHPQKHDTFVLDFYNDSETIQRSFEPYYRTTILSDETDPNKLHDLKSDLDGYQVYSQVQIDDLVGLYLNGADRDKLDPILDACVATYNADLDEDGQVDFKGKAKAFVRTYGFLSSILAYSNADWEKLSIFLNFLIPKLPAPKEEDLSRGILEAIDMDSYRVEVKTSLKIGLPDQDAEIGPVPTTGGGRKPEPELDQLSNIIKAFNDQFGNIDWKDGDKIRKVIAEEIPAKVAADAAYQNAMKNNDKKTARIEHDAALQRVMIDLLSDHTELFKQFSDNPSFKKWLGDTIFGVTYQQQAEQSATGASHGR
- a CDS encoding restriction endonuclease subunit S; translated protein: MMKLAPYPEYKDAGVSWVGSIPAHWPEKRAKYYFKEIDDRSQTGDEEMLSVSHITGVTPRSQKNVTMFKAESNVGQKRCQPGDLIINTMWAWMSALGVSNHAGIVSPAYGVYRPRSNQDYDYYYLDSLLRIEGYRSEYICRSTGIRSSRLRLYPDKFLSMPVVCPPQEEQQTIARFLKAQDRLFRKFIRNKRRFIELLKEQKQNVINQAVTRGLDPKVQFKPSGVEWIGDIPEHWDARRLRTLAAVRASGVDKNTNEDEVPVMLCNYVDVYKNDRITAAIDFMKATATPEEIRAFELKAGDVIITKDSESWDDIAIPTFVPETIPGVVCAYHLALIRPFSGEIEGEFLFRAFSSDPVADQFRIAATGVTRFGLAQGAIKGAFFPLPPLEEQRAIIAHINEKCAEISQAISRAEREIELMREYRTRLISDVVTGQVDVRGIEVPEVADEELLALEEDTADADDMIDDEGDMDETD
- a CDS encoding type I restriction-modification system subunit M — its product is MNHVIHNSIVNFIWGIADDVLRDVYVRGKYRDVILPMTVIRRLDALLEPSKEKVLGMKKQLDGAGIANQHAALCQAAGEAFYNVSPFTLRDLKNRAKQQQLKADFEAYLDGFSPNVQEILDKFKFRNQIPTLIEADILGHLIEKFLDGRVNLSPKPVQDVDGNELLPALDNHSMGTIFEELIRRFNEENNEEAGEHFTPRDVVKLMADLIFLPVADDIESGTYLVYDGACGTGGMLTVAEERLAELAESHGKDVSIHLFGQEVQPETYAISKADLLLKGEGAEAENMKYGSTLSSDAFPSQEFDFMLSNPPYGKSWKTDLERLGGKGDIKDPRFVTQHANDSEYKMITRSSDGQLMFLVNKLSKMKHSTKLGSRIAEVHNGSSLFTGDAGQGESNIRRWIIENDWLEAIIALPENMFYNTGIATYIWVLTNRKSDTRKGKVQLIDASEWYVPLRRNLGKKNCELSEEQIQTIVDLVVNPRETEKSKIFPNEAFGYWKVIVERPLRLAVDLSPARLERFDRACAQAKEEPLAKLARRVAEALGAGPHIDFNAFMDVAHADADKHGVKLTAKRKKLLQGELCDTREDAAPVLKKVHKPGKATPDPIHGLFEAELGGKPCVVEYEPDTALRDSEQVPLLEDGGIEAFFRREVLPYTSDAWIDPGKTLVGYEISFTRHFYRPAPMRTLDEIKADIYALEQETEGLLEQIVGEAE
- a CDS encoding helix-turn-helix domain-containing protein; the encoded protein is MNEMEDRWLSITEICKYLGVSNDTVYKWIDKHGMPAHRMGRLWKFKKDEVDAWVKAGGAAEPAETDKKRKE